From Paenibacillus sp. PL2-23:
GTGCGCGGTATAGAGATCGACGATCGCCAGGTCGACCGTCGCGTACATTTCCTCAGAGGATCGCAGCAGCAGGACGGAATTCACCGACTTCACCGCCAGCTTCTCGTCCATGCCTGACTGCAGCAGCTGCTGCAGGATCGATAACGCCGCGCTGCTCTCTTGGCGCGCGCGTTCTCCATTGCCCATGCCATCGCTAATCGCGACGGCAAACTTGCCGTTGCCGAGCTCCACCAGGCTGAAGCTGTCTCCCGACAGCAAATCGCCGCCCTTGGCCGCTCCGGCTACACCCGTCTCGATCTCGTATTGCTTCGCTGACGCGAACGTCACCATAGTCGGCTCGCCATGCTTGGACGGCGGCACCTCTGTCTTCACCGCGATATGCTCGCCGAGAATATCGCTGAGCAGCGGCGCAATAATCTTGCGGCATTCGTCGAAGCCCTTGTCGAACGAATGGTACACCTCGATTTCCACGTTCCCCTCCTCCAAGTTGACGATATCCACGCCTTGAATAGACAAGCCCAACCCTTCCACAGCCTCCCTTATTTGCTCCTCCTGCAGATGCAGCGTCTGGCCCTCTCGTTTAATTTCTCTCGACAAATCCTCCATGACCTGCGATACGCCCAGCAATTGATCCGCAACCAGCTGGCGAGAATCCAATATTTGCTTCTTCCAATGCTTATTGTTCTGATGCAGCTCATATTGATGCTTCATAATGGACATCACCTGCGACGACTTCACGCAATGGGACGTCCAGGTCCGCGGCTGCTCCTTCGACGCCGGTATCCGATCCTCCTCCACCGCCGACATCATATCGGTCATCATTTTGTACGTATGAAAAAACTTGTCCTCCCAGCAAGCGTTCTGGCGATGACAGCTGGCGCAGCTGCGTTCCGCAACCGCATTCATGAAATGTCCAATCTCCTCCTCCTTCTTCACCTCGGCTACATTCTGATTCAGCTGCCCGAAGCTCTTCGATAATTGACGGAATACGTCCGAGAACTGGGATACCCGCTCCGCCGTTACCTCACGCACACGCTTGGCATAATCATGCTGCGACTTGGCGTGCTCGTTCGTGCCGGGGACATACCTGGCGATCGTCCGAATAACGCCTCTCGGCGTCAGCAGCAGCAGTGTAGCAGCCGCAACGGATTCCCACGTGGAGCTCATGACGTCGGTTCCGGTCCCGATATATATAGAAAGGATGGATGTGCCAAGCAGCATGCCGAACGCGGCTGCCATCTTGCCTCCATCTCGTAGCAAGCCCGCCAGCAAGCCCGCAAAAGCCAGCATGCTCATCTGCACGACGGCGCTGAAGTCCGCCAGGCTTAAGATCAGTCCCGCCACGACACCGACAGAGGCGCCCAGCGGGGCTCCGCCTGCCATGGCGAATAGCAGCAGCATATAACGCGACATGACATGCTCGGCAGACATGCCGTACATCATCCAGCCGACCGCCCCCGTCATGACGGATGCGAGCAGAATCATAACGCATATGATTTCCTCATGCTTGAGCGCGGCCGACTTCTTCGTCATAGTCAGCACGGGAATGGCGTGTATGAACACCAGCGTCAGGACGAAGGCAAGCGCCGCCTCCACCACGACCATCATGAAGCTGTACCAGCTCAGAGCATCGCCAATGAACACGCCGAACATCTGGACAAGGAGCGTCGCGGTGAACACCAGCACCGGCGCGGTGGACAGCTCCGCCCTCTCGTAAGCCTCCAGCCCCTTCAGCAATAAGAACAGCACTGCGATCTCCATCGCGATCCAGAGCGGCGCGGGCTCCGCGGCGAACCAGCTGCCAGCTACAAGCGATACGGCGATATAGCCATAGATATCCTTCCTCATGAAATAGATAACGGCGAAATAAGCGGCAGCGAACGGCATCAGCGATTCCAGAATAACGGCTCGTCCAAGCAGGAACGCAACGGCAACCAGCAGGAT
This genomic window contains:
- the spoIIE gene encoding stage II sporulation protein E — its product is MFRSFGEKVRELRAVKGAVSMLLAKKWTILLVAVAFLLGRAVILESLMPFAAAYFAVIYFMRKDIYGYIAVSLVAGSWFAAEPAPLWIAMEIAVLFLLLKGLEAYERAELSTAPVLVFTATLLVQMFGVFIGDALSWYSFMMVVVEAALAFVLTLVFIHAIPVLTMTKKSAALKHEEIICVMILLASVMTGAVGWMMYGMSAEHVMSRYMLLLFAMAGGAPLGASVGVVAGLILSLADFSAVVQMSMLAFAGLLAGLLRDGGKMAAAFGMLLGTSILSIYIGTGTDVMSSTWESVAAATLLLLTPRGVIRTIARYVPGTNEHAKSQHDYAKRVREVTAERVSQFSDVFRQLSKSFGQLNQNVAEVKKEEEIGHFMNAVAERSCASCHRQNACWEDKFFHTYKMMTDMMSAVEEDRIPASKEQPRTWTSHCVKSSQVMSIMKHQYELHQNNKHWKKQILDSRQLVADQLLGVSQVMEDLSREIKREGQTLHLQEEQIREAVEGLGLSIQGVDIVNLEEGNVEIEVYHSFDKGFDECRKIIAPLLSDILGEHIAVKTEVPPSKHGEPTMVTFASAKQYEIETGVAGAAKGGDLLSGDSFSLVELGNGKFAVAISDGMGNGERARQESSAALSILQQLLQSGMDEKLAVKSVNSVLLLRSSEEMYATVDLAIVDLYTAHTTFMKIGSTPSFIKRGKDVIPITANNLPIGIIQDIDVDFVSMQLQPGDTLVMMSDGIYDAPGHAVNKEMWMKRIIGEMQTDDPQELADALLERVVRHHDGEIVDDMTVLVARVDKHQPEWASFRWPGVTRMERPRTVS